The region TTTTTTTAAAAGGATTAAGGTGATAATTAAAAGTTGATAGATCATGAATTCATGATACTAAGAAATTTGGTTGATTATTTATAAAAGATAAAAGGTACATATATATGTTATGTTCTTGAGATCATACAAGTCCTCTCTGAGTTATTGTGGCTTACTAATATCAATAAACAAAATAAAGGTCATGTGGAAAAATAAACACTTGAAAGATTCCTGGTAAACCAGTGAGAGTGACTTATGTGGAAGCAAATGAATTCTACGAGATGAGGTTGAATCTTCATCACTTGATGGTGAAGAGCAAAGATGTCACCATAGCTAATCCTCGAGTTTGGGAAGAAGTTAACTACGCAAGACCTGGGTTTATATGAGCAAGTCTCTCTCTTGTTTGAACTTTCTTTTTGCTGACTACATTTTACAAAGTTGACATTCTGACTTTGATTTACGCGAGGCGGGCTCTAACAATTCAGGGACTTCCTGGAATCTGGCGCCAAGGAAAAAAAATGGTTGTACTTAATGGTATATATAGCCAATTTACTGATTCTAAAACAGCATTCCAAAAATTGAAGTGTTTTTAAGATTTTATAAGCTATGGCGTCCTATAGCTTTAAAAACTCCCTATTCTTGTTTCTTCTATACACTCTTGATGTTGTTACTGTGGTGCATACCTTAACGCACTCCACTGCTACTCTGTGCCATGATCATGAGAGATCCGCTTTGTTACATTTTAAGCAAAGCCTTTCTCTTAATGTGTCTGTCTCCATTGATTCCTCTGCTTACTCAAAGACTGAATCTTGGAAGGTTACTGGAGAAAATACTACTGATTGCTGCTCGTGGCATGGGGTTGAATGCGATGATAAAACTGGTTACATCATCGGTCTTCACCTCAGCAGCAGTTTCCTCTATGGCATTCTTCATTCCAATAGCACTGTCTTTAGCCTTGTTCACCTTCAGACCCTAAACCTGGCTGATAATGACTTCCAAAACTCAACAATCCCGCGTGAAATTTCTCATCTTTCAAGTTTATCACGTCTTAATCTCTCACTCTCTGTTTTTTCTGGCCCAATCCCAGCCGAGCTGTCAAAAATGTTTAAATTGACTTCTCTTGATCTGAGCAACAACAATTTCCATGGTATCTTTCCGATTGACATTTTCCTTTTACCCCACATGCTTTCTCTTAATGTGGTTGGCAACCAATATCTCACCGGTTATTTACCTGAGTTTAACCAAACAAGCTCTTTGAAAGAACTAGCACTATATTTCACAAATTTCTCAGGTAACTTACCTATCTCAATCGGAAGCCTGCAGTCACTAACAATATTGAAACTCGGGGAATGCTATTTCTCAGGATCGATTCCAGCCTCAATTGGTAACTTAACCGAGCTCACTTATTTATCACTTTCCAATAACATGCTTGACAGGTCAAACAAACTTTCTTGGCTTGACAAGCTAACTAAACTTTCTTTTCTGGACCTAGATCATACCAATCTATATGGTGAAATCCCATCATCCTTTTCAAACCATACCCAACTTACTCATCTTTACCTTGGATCTAATCACTTTGCTGGTGAAATTCCGTTGTGGCTGATGAACATGACCCAGTTGAATACATTAAGTTTTCGCAATAATGAACTGACAGGCAATATCCCAAGCTCATTCTCACAACTCAAGAACCTTCAAAATCTTGATCTAAGTGTAAATAAGCTTGTCGGAACGGTAGAGGCTGATATTTTTCTGGGCCTCACAAAGCTCACCTTTCTCAGTTTATCTTCAAACAAGATAACGTTACTCACCCACCATCACATTAACTTCACTCATGCAAAATTTAAAACTTTACAATTAGTTAGCTGTAATCTAAAAACGTTCCCCTATTTTCTCAAATTCCAGAGTAATTTGGAAGTTCTGTTCCTGGAAGAAAATAATATTCACCATAAAATACCGCTCTGGATATGGAATGTAAGTGATCATCTTGAGGCGATTGCAGTAAATAGGAACTTCCTTACATCCATGGAACTAAATTCGACTGTTCTTCCAAGTAAGAGCTTAAGAGTCATAGACATAAGCAATAATATGCTGCAAGGTAATCTCCCAATTCTACCACCAAAAACAATTTTGTTATTTGCATCATTCAACAGACTGAGTGGACATATCCCACCCAAGATCTGTAGTCAAATGTCTCTTAAATTTCTTGACTTGTCGTATAATAACATGAGTGGACGGATTCTTCCTTGTCTCGATAATTCTTTGGAAGATCTTGTTCTCCAAGGCAACAACTTTTCAGGTCCAATTCCTCAAACATACTCAAAGGAATGCAAATTGAAGGTGATGGACTTGAGTCAAAACCAGTTCACAGAAATACCAAAATCATTGTCAAACTGTAAAATGCTTAGGATTTTGGATCTATCTGATAATCAGATTGAGCAGCCTTTTCCCATCTGGTTGGAAAGAATTCCGCAGCTGCAAGTTCTACTTCTGCACTCCAACAAATTTCATGGTGCAATGGGAAGTCCTGAAAGTCGTTTGGGGTTCCCAATGTTGCGAATACTTGATCTCTCTGGAAACTTTCTAACTGGTAATTTGCCTGTGGAGTATATCCTGATCTGGAATACAATGAAGATATCTACTCCAGAAGTGGAACCATATATAAACGTAGATGTAAACTTTAAAACCAGGACTTGGCGTTGGAGTATCCCATATATACAGGGCTCTATAACTCTTACCAACAAAGGTGTAAAGAGAAAGTACCAAAAGATTTCAAATGTTTTCACTGCTATTGATCTCTCAAGTAATAAATTTACGGGGCAGATTCCAAAAATTTTAGGGCGTCTGGAGGCGCTTCAAATGCTCGACCTTTCAAACAATGAGCTCACCGGTCCCATTCCTCAATCCTTAACGAGCCTTACGCAGCTTGAGTCATTGGACCTTTCACAAAACAAGCTCTCAGGAGTCATCCCTCAGCAACTAGCATCACAACTCCATTTCCTTGCATTTTTCAATGTGTCTTACAACCTCCTGAGTGGTCGCATACCACGAGGCTCACAATTTGAGACATTTGAGAACATTTCTTATGTGGGAAACTCAAGACTTTGCGGAGTCCCTTTAAAGAAGAATTGTGGAACAGTGCACTTATTTCCAGCTGACACAGACCAGAAAGATGAGGAAGATAATGAAGATTTTGAGTTCCCCAGTGGCTATGATTGGATCTTCATCTTAGCAGGAACCGGAGCTGGACTAATAGTTGGGTTTGTTGTGGGAAACATTATAACAGATCGATACTCGTGGCGAATTAGTTGGCTATTTTACATCATTGGACGTATGCTAAAGAACCCGAAGAGACGGAAGAGGCAGATCATTCGGAATTAGGAATGCAGGTTTGCTGCGGTTGGTAGTTGGTACCCAAGGATGTGTTCTTCTGGTCTCGTATAATGATGGTGTGTAGTATATGTGTATGTCATTGTCACTGTAAAATAAATGTGGTTATCAATATTTTATGAGCATGGTATCTTCTGCCTTCTTAGTTTAACAAGTTTTATGTAGGAAATTCGTGATTTTCTTGTTCTGTAATTTCATTCACAGTGATCTTTTATGTAATATGAACCGTAATTTCAGGCTCTTGAGTTTCTTCAGTGTATAACCTTTGGTTGAATAAATGTATTCTCGTTGAGATGCAAGGGCGGATTCATGTAGGGGCCAATGGAGACATGTGACTCCGTAGAAACAAAAATTTGAATTTGGACCACCGACTTGTAACATACTCACTTAAGTACATGGTGCCCCGGAGAAGGTGGACTATCCGCCACTGTTGAGATGTATTAGGAATCAAACAAGTGCAAGCCAGATTTGTTTTCTTCAATTGGAATACAGTGCAAACCAGAGGGTTTTTTCATTGCATTTGTACATTATATTATTCCAATTATAGATTAAAAATGGGAAAAACCTAACAAGGAGCTGCAGCTGCTGCGGCTTCTAGGCTTTATTCTTAAACCTTGCTCATTCATTGCTAATAAAAGATACTATTACATTTGAGAACTAAAACACTGAAACCTTCTCCAACCTGAAACTCTCGAGTCTAATCACACTTGGGACATAAACTGTTGCATCAAATATTCCAAAGCCACTACTCCGACGAAATATCTCAAGTTCTTGCAAAGTTTTGGTTCCTGGGTGATAGGTGAACATAAAATCATCACGGAATAACATCAAGATTGACCTGTCTTTAAAAATGGTGAGTATATATATGGACCATTTCATATAATAGCCATGGCCTAAACTTCTCCACGCGCCTGGTCCAAGTGTATAGACCTCACATTCCGACTTATATAAGCCTTCCTCGGAAGAAAAATTATCTTGATAAAAGCGCACCACCTTGTAATGCTTTGTGGATCCAACGAACCCAAAACCATAAATCACGATTGCATATGATTTTCTTATGTAGTTGTGATCCGGAAGGAGTATGTACTCTCGTGCAACTGGATTGCATTTGTAAGTTGCATCACCGGGAATATAATGCCATAAACAAACTAGGCCATCAACAGAGCCAGAAAACCACAATTCAGCAGTATCGTGGAGGCCAAATTTAGGTTCAAAAGTCATCAGAGGCTTATCCTCAAACTCACCGAATTTTAAGCAATCAGGTTCTGACCTGAAGTTCTGTTGATAAATTACAAGACCAGCAGGTGATCTTGAAAGGTGCAGATTAACAAAGTAATGTTCTGAGAGCACAAAATTGACTATTTCACATTGCTTGGAGAAGGCAGATTACAGTATCTGTTCTGTTGATAAATTACAGTATCTGATACAGCATCTACTAAAATACCAAAATTACCTTAAACTTCACCTCAATAATCGGGACCAAACCTCCACATGATCATTGCGAAAACAAATGAGCATTGTTTGTTTTTTGTTTCAAAAATAAGGGGTCTTTCATTGACCTAGCACGACAAAGCGCTCTCCGAGGGCATGGAATGACTCATTTTTTGTTCAGAATCTCCACGGTAATGTCTCTGTTAGATTCTCTGGTCGAAATACGAAAAAACTCAATTTAATTCTCGATATAAAGAGGCGAATCTAGActgatataaaattttaatagataatttattttcaaatctcGACTTTTAATTAAAAATGTGTTATATTTTTACCAAGTCGTCATAATATTAACAATATTTCATTATACCCCGCTATTTTGAAATCCTGGTTCCTTCTCGTCAATGAGCTCGGAATAAATCTTTATTGGCTGTATGAATTTATTTGATTGTGGATTAGATAGTAAGTTTAGGAGTTGAGAAAACACcaacataaaatataaattgaaGCCAAAACAAATACTTATATCTATAATTTATTAAGGACAGACTCTAAAAGACAAACATAATCAAATTAGCAAAGATAATAGTTTCTAAGTATAATCTAGAAGAGCAGTTGAACTTGGGCTACTTGTCGTCTCTGGAAATAAGATCATTTCAATATTGAATAAAACTCTGGGCCTCGTCTTGTGGCCTGTGGGTTTTATCTCTAAGCATCCTTCTGCTTACCTTTTATCTCTTGTTTCTTCAGTTTGTTACCTTGTCTGCATTACATCCATCATATATACATGGAATGCATGATAAAAGCGTTGTGCGAAATGTCAAAATTAAGCGGACTTGACGAATATTATGCTGTTGTAATGTTTGCAATGAGGGGCATGAAATTCCACAGCAGGAGGCACTAAATAACTGGCTAAAGAAGGTAAAAAAATGTAGAATTGTTAAATCGCTTTCCTATGCTTCTCCAGCACACGAGTCCAATCCAATACCCAACAATTTTGATGTAGACACACAACCAGGGGGTGGGGTAAGGCCTTTTTGGCTAGGAATATATATACACAACATATTTGATTTTAATCTCACTGCCTTCCATTATGCATACTACAAATAACCATAGTAAACAGTAAATAATGCAATGTATATGTTGCGTCCATTCTAGGTGTTTTAAAGAAGTTTAAAATATTTCTATTATAGACCAAACTCTCAACAACAATTGCATTTGCATGGATTGTAAATGGACCCATTGATATCACATTTTTTTATCAAGTACATACCACTCCATTATTGCACTGGAAAAAAAACTAACTGCCTCGTGTATATCATATACATGTAATTCACAACAAATTTGATCGGATACACTGGTCGCAATATTTTATTATGGTAATTGAGTGTTACCGTGATAAAATATTGTGACTGATATATCTCATCCTACGATGACTGTTATATGTTAAGTTCAGTATATTTTTTAATACTCCTCCTGCAGATGGATAGATGCTCATGCATTTTCGTGATAAGAGTGTTTGGACCAATTTACATGCAGTCAATAtctttattaatttttaattatagaGGACGCCTCACACTGACATCTTACCGTTATAATCACTATTCTTGTACTGTGAGAAATTGAACCCGGAACTTTACAAATACTATATGATGTGTTGATAATAAATGATTTTGCAAATAAATTGAAGACCGACAATAGTTACTAGTACTAGTTAGCCATCTCGTGACACGAAAACTACTCTATGCATATGCCACATTATATGGTTACTGGCCAGCTAGCTCTTACCCGGCCTTGTATCTATTGTATACTTTGTAAGTTTGTATGCATATGTAGCTGTTTAGTGTTGTCCTCCATCTAATCATATTACAGTCATACTAGCTCTGCTCTGCTCTTCTACGTTACTATTTTTCGGTTTTGGGTAATTTCAATTTTCGATTTTAACATTGAGTGCGTTCAAGAAACTAATGCAAACACTTAAACGTAGTGCTGCGGAACAAATTCCATGCAGAGGTAGCTAGCTATAATTCAGAACCATTATTCAGACAATGCTCCATTATTCATGAACCATGATCTATGCTCCTATAGATGTTGGAATTTGACAAAATTATCAACTCTTTTCAACGGACTTATGATTAAATTCCCAGAGCATTCAACATTACAAAATGAAAACAACAAAAAACAATTTTTGGCTTTACCCCCTCCAATAATAAAGAAATATGCTCCCTCACTATGCAAAACATTTGGTTCCATTTCCTAGCTCTTGGACCTTCTTCCTTGGCTCCTTTCTCCCCATTAGATACTCCTCTTCTTTCTTATACATACATTGCGCTCATTTCATGTTACATCTACTACTATATTCACAATGTCTGAGATAGGTAAACGCAAGAGATCCAACTTTTGCATTAACGACCACATAGATATCCTCATTGAAATACTGAAGCGGCTCGACGACCGTTCACTCGGTGTAGCCGCTTCAGTATGTCGCCTATGGTGCTCCGTCACGAGAAACGACTCGTTGTGGGAGCACCTCTGCTTCCGCAACGTGTCACCAGCGCCATTGGGAGTGCGGCCCGTAGTCGTGGCGCTGGGCGGATACAGGAAGCTGTACATGGTGTGCGTCAGGCCGGTGTTGAGTAGACTTAAACGAGGGAAGCCTGGTGGTTCGGACATTGGGAGACGTGTTTGGAGTAAGCAGGAGGTTGAGCTCTGGTTGTCATTGTTTTGTGTTGAGTATTATGAGAGGTTAATGTTGGGTGGAGGAAAAGTTGGCGGTGACAAGGAAACATCTTCGTTGATGTTTCTTTGCAATGCAGTCTGATTTACAGGCACCCTCGTGTACAATTTTTTAAGTTAGAGGTCAAGCCTGGGTGCAGTGGCATAAATTTTTTGAttcatttttttttctgaattaatCTTTTCAGTTATCTgctattaatatattattatagtATATAATTTTGAGGATGGATTTATTAGATATTTTTTCCTCTATTTCACTTGAATGGAACTATGGAAAAGTGACATGTCCTTATAGGTTTAGATTGTGATTTTAGGGGTTTATCATCCCAATATCATAATTTCAAACTCTCATCAGACACGAAAGTAAATGAATTGTTATGCTTGATGGGTGTGCTAACAATCCTCTAAATTAGTTGAGATGTGCGAAAGTTGATCCGGACACCGAATTAACAAAAAAAACTATGAAAAAGTGCCCGTCACAGGTGAAATCTTCCGAATAAGCAATGTTTTACTCATTTTGTGCAATAAAGTAAGGAGTTTGAGTTTGCGACTTAACAACTTGAAAATGAGGTAACTTTTTTCTTCGGTTCCCATCACGACACATGCGTCAAGATTCAAGAGAACTTATTCTGTTTAAATGTAAAAACCACGTCTTTTTGTTGATACCAAATCTTCTCTCCAACAAATATTGTGACATATCGAATTTTTCAAACTTGCCCGAGAGCTGCGGTGTTCTTTTTGCTCTTTTTTTTCCTGAAAGGATGTCCTTTTtgtttgttttatattttttagaGCAATTTTAGTGGTCAATTATCAAAAAAAATATGTATACATTTTTAATTTTACATCATTTTAGCAGCTTTTTCTTAAACACACTTCAATAATGATACTCAAAAATATCAATTTCACTAATTTAATATGAAAATATACAAAGGTGTTAAGTCACCTGAAATCGGTCTTCTATGATGATACTTTGTGAATGTTTGGTAGTATTtgttaaattaattattaatactAATAAATCGTTGAATGGTAGCACATTATTAAAGATACAAATCGTCTTGGGAAATTTGTTTTTGTAAAAAAGAAAGGGAGAGTAAAGGTTAAGTTATCGGTTGGTTCATAGTGGTTCTATGattaaaaaaagaagaagaatcGTTGAGGAAATGTTTGAGGACAATTGGACCTTGATAACAGACTTGTGCAAGCCTTTGGTCCTTTTACTAACTGTGACTCTGCAGCTGTATCTAACTTTATAATTGGAAATCTGGGGCTTACCGTATTGTTGAAGTTAATAATAATAGTAGCTTTTGGGCTGTGCGATTTATTCTAGACACATGTTTTCTTTGCTAACATCTCTCTTTTTCACACACAAACACGTGATGACGTTTTTTACTTTCATGTAACACCGGTTTAGTTGGACCTTGTTCAGTGTACTTGTTGCTATAATTTGACAGggtaaaaatatttttttgggTTAAAATAGAACTACAAATGTTAGTTGTATTTTACATTTaactaattttatttttttcttaaatttatATAAAGTTTACCATAATTCATGTCATTTATAATCTTAATTATGTAATATGAATACATAAatatatttcttatttcaaattTTGAATGAAAGATGCATTATGCATATTTGCACAGTTTAAATCTACTCTTACTTATTTTGAGTATTTATCTCCCCCTTAGCAACTAGTGATGTCAATTCATCCCCCTGCCCATCATCTTTCACAATTTGCATGTTATGTTTTGTGTCTCCTCCTGTTTGCATCATATTTTTCTTGCTTTCTTATACTTATCTTTCATTCTTTAtcttttttataattattcagatcACATTTTTTTCAGATTTATGTACATTTGCTCTTCTTTTAAAAAAAAGATGAGAATTAGATATTCTTGTAGAAAATAATCACAACTAAAATATTACTATGCTTTACAATGGGAGCCGGATATTTTGTGAAAACAGATCATATGACACAAATATCTAAAATTTCAATTATCGGCCCTCTTGTTAGATTTATCGATTATAAAAAAAATTTTTCACAACATTTTATTATCACTAATTTATGAATCATCTATCTCTTACTacttaaaagaaaataaataaatttgtaTTCGCTAAACTACTACAGGAATATGCCATGTCTTAATAATTTTGTGGTTCATTTATCTTATGTTTATAATTTAATACTATGAGTaactttttataattttatttttacataattaagattaaattataaccaaatatatttttaataataaattgaAGTCTGATGTAATATGCCTTGTAAAACAAGTAAAATTATGCTTAAGACAAGGATATTGCAATATTTAAACATAATTATTACAAATGTAAAAATATTCCTAATCGACTTTTACAAAGGTGCCCCTACTAAATAAATAATTTTCTCACTTGCCACCAAACCCtaacaaataaaataatatatttatttagtagaattaaaattaaaaaagaaaattacTCAAATAAATATAGAATCAAAGTTTTAATGAATTAAGAAGGTCCACTTTTCTTCATATCCAATTGAGTTAGTGAAGAAGAACAAGGTATGACTTCAGCTCACAGCCGTTTGCTTCATTTTtgtatacacatatacatacaaacatGTATCTATATATGTAACTATTATTAACTGTGCT is a window of Apium graveolens cultivar Ventura chromosome 11, ASM990537v1, whole genome shotgun sequence DNA encoding:
- the LOC141695294 gene encoding receptor-like protein 49, with the translated sequence MASYSFKNSLFLFLLYTLDVVTVVHTLTHSTATLCHDHERSALLHFKQSLSLNVSVSIDSSAYSKTESWKVTGENTTDCCSWHGVECDDKTGYIIGLHLSSSFLYGILHSNSTVFSLVHLQTLNLADNDFQNSTIPREISHLSSLSRLNLSLSVFSGPIPAELSKMFKLTSLDLSNNNFHGIFPIDIFLLPHMLSLNVVGNQYLTGYLPEFNQTSSLKELALYFTNFSGNLPISIGSLQSLTILKLGECYFSGSIPASIGNLTELTYLSLSNNMLDRSNKLSWLDKLTKLSFLDLDHTNLYGEIPSSFSNHTQLTHLYLGSNHFAGEIPLWLMNMTQLNTLSFRNNELTGNIPSSFSQLKNLQNLDLSVNKLVGTVEADIFLGLTKLTFLSLSSNKITLLTHHHINFTHAKFKTLQLVSCNLKTFPYFLKFQSNLEVLFLEENNIHHKIPLWIWNVSDHLEAIAVNRNFLTSMELNSTVLPSKSLRVIDISNNMLQGNLPILPPKTILLFASFNRLSGHIPPKICSQMSLKFLDLSYNNMSGRILPCLDNSLEDLVLQGNNFSGPIPQTYSKECKLKVMDLSQNQFTEIPKSLSNCKMLRILDLSDNQIEQPFPIWLERIPQLQVLLLHSNKFHGAMGSPESRLGFPMLRILDLSGNFLTGNLPVEYILIWNTMKISTPEVEPYINVDVNFKTRTWRWSIPYIQGSITLTNKGVKRKYQKISNVFTAIDLSSNKFTGQIPKILGRLEALQMLDLSNNELTGPIPQSLTSLTQLESLDLSQNKLSGVIPQQLASQLHFLAFFNVSYNLLSGRIPRGSQFETFENISYVGNSRLCGVPLKKNCGTVHLFPADTDQKDEEDNEDFEFPSGYDWIFILAGTGAGLIVGFVVGNIITDRYSWRISWLFYIIGRMLKNPKRRKRQIIRN
- the LOC141695295 gene encoding F-box protein SNE-like codes for the protein MSEIGKRKRSNFCINDHIDILIEILKRLDDRSLGVAASVCRLWCSVTRNDSLWEHLCFRNVSPAPLGVRPVVVALGGYRKLYMVCVRPVLSRLKRGKPGGSDIGRRVWSKQEVELWLSLFCVEYYERLMLGGGKVGGDKETSSLMFLCNAV